A region from the Cannabis sativa cultivar Pink pepper isolate KNU-18-1 chromosome 9, ASM2916894v1, whole genome shotgun sequence genome encodes:
- the LOC115723441 gene encoding ferritin-like catalase Nec2, giving the protein MSMHRESMATPIILGVILNLILLLPKSLAHIYSDNDLLEFSLNLEYVGAEFFLHGSLGYGLDRVAPQLTKGGPPPIGATKVNFDILITDFTMQMGLQGVEHIKAIKNFVEGFQRPLLDLSSSVFAGFINSALGRELRPAFDPYNNTLNFLIASYAIAHIGPTAYVGYNQNLTGIISKRVYH; this is encoded by the exons ATGAGTATGCATAGAGAATCAATGGCCACTCCAATAATTTTGGGTGTTATTCTAAATCTAATCCTTCTCCTCCCGAAATCTCTAGCTCACATTTATAGTGATAATGATCTGTTGGAATTTTCTTTAAATCTTGAGTATGTGGGAGCTGAATTCTTCTTGCACGGATCATTGGGTTATGGTTTGGACAGAGTTGCTCCACAATTGACAAAGGGTGGCCCACCTCCCATTGGTGCTACAAAGGTCAATTTCGATATTTTGATAACAGATTTCACCATGCAAATGGGGTTACAAGGAGTTGAACATATCAA GGCTATTAAAAATTTTGTGGAAGGGTTTCAAAGGCCATTGTTGGATTTAAGTTCATCAGTATTTGCAGGATTTATAAACAGTGCATTGGGGAGAGAGTTAAGACCTGCCTTTGATCCATACAATAACACCCTTAACTTTCTTATAGCCTCATATGCAATTGCTCATATTGGACCCACTGCTTACGTTGGATATAATCAAAACCTCACAGGAATTATTTCCAAGAGGGTATATCACTAA
- the LOC115723057 gene encoding ferritin-like catalase Nec2, whose protein sequence is MDTPIVALTLVVLLFSKSVPVFGTIDILPISYNDVNRLEFSLNLEFLAAEFFLYGSLGYGLDRVDPQLAKGGPPPIGATRANLDNLTADIITQFGYQQVGNIRAIANTVRGFPRPLLDISSAVFARTIDIAFGRDIRPPFNPYGNSINFLIASYYMPYTVLTGYVEANPNLSGSTFKALVAGLLGVKAGQDGVIRALLYQRRDTRVEPYNITVGEFTNRISELRNTLGRGGVKEEGLINVTTSLGVGGIRVSTGNVLSANIDSLSYGRTPAEILRIVYGTGNERRPGAFFPNGANGRIATILSA, encoded by the exons ATGGACACTCCAATTGTTGCTCTTACATTAGTAGTCCTCCTCTTTTCAAAATCTGTACCAGTGTTTGGTACCATTGATATTCTCCCAATTAGCTATAATGATGTGAATCGCTTGGAATTTTCTTTAAATCTTGAGTTTTTGGCAGCTGAATTCTTCTTGTACGGATCATTGGGTTATGGTTTGGACAGAGTTGATCCACAACTGGCCAAAGGTGGCCCACCTCCCATTGGTGCTACAAGGGCCAATTTGGATAATCTCACAGCAGATATCATTACACAATTCGGATATCAGCAAGTTGGAAACATCAG AGCTATTGCAAATACAGTGAGAGGGTTCCCAAGGCCACTATTGGATATAAGTTCAGCAGTATTTGCACGAACAATAGACATTGCATTTGGGAGAGACATAAGACCACCCTTTAATCCTTACGGAAATAGCATTAATTTTCTTATAGCATCATATTATATGCCTTATACAGTACTCACTGGCTACGTTGAAGCAAACCCAAACCTCAGTGGATCTACTTTCAAAGCA CTTGTGGCAGGTCTTTTGGGTGTGAAAGCAGGGCAAGATGGTGTGATTAGAGCATTGTTGTACCAGCGTAGAGATACAAGAGTAGAGCCATATAATATAACAGTGGGCGAGTTCACAAATCGAATTTCTGAGCTAAGGAACACACTTGGACGAGGTGGTGTGAAAGAAGAAGGGCTTATAAACGTCACAACATCTTTAGGGGTTGGCGGAATTAGGGTTTCCACCGGAAATGTGTTGTCTGCAAACATTGACTCACTTTCGTATGGAAGGACACCAGCTGAGATACTTCGAATTGTTTATGGAACTGGTAATGAACGTAGGCCTGGGGCCTTCTTTCCCAATGGAGCTAATGGTCGTATTGCTACCATCTTATCTGCCTAg
- the LOC115722061 gene encoding ferritin-like catalase Nec2, translating into MDTPIVALTLVVLLFSKSVPVFGTIDILPISYNDVNRLEFSLNLEFLAAEFFLYGSLGYGLDRVDPQLAKGGPPPIGATRANLDNLTADIITQFGYQQVGNIRAIANTVRGFPRPLLNISSAVFARAIDIAFGRDLRPPFNPYRNSINFLIASYYMPYTVLTGYVEANPNLSGSTFKALVAGLLGVKAGQDGVIRALLYQRRDTRVEPYNITVGEFTNRISELRNTLGRGGVKEEGLINVTTSLGVGGIRVSTGNVLSANIDSLSYGRTPAEILRIVYGTGNERRPGAFFPNGANGRIATILSA; encoded by the exons ATGGACACTCCAATTGTTGCTCTTACATTAGTAGTCCTCCTCTTTTCAAAATCTGTACCAGTGTTTGGTACCATTGATATTCTCCCAATTAGCTATAATGATGTGAATCGCTTGGAATTTTCTTTAAATCTTGAGTTTTTGGCAGCTGAATTCTTCTTGTACGGATCATTGGGTTATGGTTTGGACAGAGTTGATCCACAACTGGCCAAAGGTGGCCCACCTCCCATTGGTGCTACAAGGGCCAATTTGGATAATCTCACAGCAGATATCATTACACAATTCGGATATCAACAAGTTGGAAACATCAG AGCTATTGCAAATACAGTGAGAGGGTTCCCAAGGCCACTATTGAATATAAGTTCAGCAGTATTTGCAAGAGCAATAGACATTGCATTTGGCAGAGACTTAAGACCACCCTTTAATCCTTACAGAAATAGCATTAATTTTCTTATAGCATCATATTATATGCCTTATACAGTACTCACTGGCTACGTTGAAGCAAACCCAAACCTCAGTGGATCTACTTTCAAAGCA CTTGTGGCAGGTCTTTTGGGTGTGAAAGCAGGGCAAGATGGTGTGATTAGAGCATTGTTGTACCAGCGTAGAGATACAAGAGTAGAGCCATATAATATAACAGTGGGCGAGTTCACAAATCGAATTTCTGAGCTAAGGAACACACTTGGACGAGGTGGTGTGAAAGAAGAAGGGCTTATAAACGTCACAACATCTTTAGGGGTTGGCGGAATTAGGGTTTCCACCGGAAATGTGTTGTCTGCAAACATTGACTCACTTTCGTATGGAAGGACGCCAGCTGAGATACTTCGAATTGTTTATGGAACTGGTAACGAACGTAGGCCTGGGGCCTTCTTTCCCAATGGAGCTAATGGTCGTATTGCTACCATCTTATCTGCCTAg
- the LOC115705352 gene encoding uncharacterized protein LOC115705352, translating to LDLPVANSGISLLLLPSPVVSLLVVAGSRNWWSYDLLKNLGHISPHVQSHLKRDELRDAVLLFFAKKQDLPNAMNEAEITDKLGRHSLRQCHWYIQSTCATSGEGLYEGLDWLSNNIANKDEIINRMDVLNTQRRDRSTEVGLSTKKRGEFEGNHWKWPLIMTAAILEISRCSPPIQVNGSLTLTLHPALCLTRSWIQATHAR from the exons CTCGATCTCCCAGTCGCCAACAGTGGCATTTCTCTTCTCCTCCTCCCGTCTCCGGTGGTCTCTCTGTTGGTGGTG GCCGGTTCGAGAAACTGGTGGAGTTACGACTTGCTCAAGAATCTGGGTCATATCTCTCCTCATGTCCAATCTCATCTCAAACGG GATGAGCTGCGCGATGCTGTTCTTCTTTTTTTTGCTAAGAAACAGGATCTTCCAAATGCAATGAATGAAGCTGAGATCACTGATAAGCTTGGTCGTCATTCTCTCAGGCAGTGCCACTG GTACATCCAGAGCACATGTGCAACCTCAGGAGAGGGATTGTACGAGGGTCTGGATTGGCTCTCCAACAACATTGCCAACAAG GATGAAATTATCAATCGGATGGATGTTTTGAATACCCAG AGAAGAGATAGATCGACTGAAGTTGGACTATCCACGAAGAAAAGAGGAGAATTCGAAGGAAATCATTGGAAATGGCCATTAATAATGACTGCAGCTATTCTTGAAATCTCTAGATGTTCCCCGCCGATTCAAGTTAATGGCTCTTTAACTTTGACACTGCATCCTGCACTGTGTTTGACGCGCTCTTGGATTCAAGCTACACATGCTCGGTGA